One Maribacter sp. HTCC2170 genomic window, TTCTATAAGCAAGGACCATTCCAAAAAAGGCACGAATTACATTGTAAAATTTACTGAAGTTGGGCAAGAATTTCGCTCAATCGTTTAAGCTGATAATTAATCAACATCACCTTCAACATTCGACATGAAAAGCGAATGGGGTTTTGGTTATATTCCCTATATTTAAACGACTAATTCAAAATACCCATCCATGTTTAAGAGATTACTCCTTTTGTTGCTGTTTTGTGGCTCTACACTTTACGGCCAAGATTATTTTTTTAAAAAATTCCATCCTTTTAGCTCAGAAATTCCATCTCCGGAGCAATTTTTGGGTTATGGTATTGGTGAACATCATACGCGACATGACTTAATAGTGGCCTATTTAGAAAAGCTAGCAGAAGTTTCCGATAGGGCATCTATTCATTACTACGGAAAGACACACGAAGGTCGAAAATTGGTGATTCTTACAATCACAAGTCCTGACAACTTATCAAACCTCGACAATCTAAAACAACAACATTTGGCATTTACCAATCCCAATGACAATGTCTCTAATTATGATGACATCCCAATTTTTATCAATCTTGCTTATAATGTGCATGGTAATGAGCCTTCAAGTTCAGAAGCAGCCTTATTAACGGCTTATACATTCGCTGCATCAAACAATCCAGAAATTTTAAACTATTTGAATAATGCTGTGATTTTTGTTGATCCTACGATAAATCCTGATGGTCGAGATAGACATACGCAATGGGCAAACACCTACCAAGGTAATCCTAATGTTGCGGATCCACAGGATGCCGAACATAATGAATATTGGCCTGGAGGGCGTACGAACCACTATTGGTTCGATTTAAACCGCGACTGGCTTTTAGGTATAAATCCCGAAAGTAGAGGTAAATTGACTTGGTACCATGAGTGGTATCCGAACGTTGTTACCGATTTTCATGAAATGGGAACCCAAAGCTCTTATTTCTTTGAGCCTATGAAAGAAAATGGTTCATTGAACCCAATCATGCCCAAAGAAAATTATAGAGATTTAAATGATATGTTCGGAGCACAATTTGCGAAAGCCTTGGACAGTATAGGCTCTTTTTATTTTACAAAAGAAGTTTTTGACGGTACTTACCCTGGCTATGGCTCTTCATACCCAGACTTGCAAGGGGGATTGGGGTTGTTGTTTGAACAGGCCAGCTCTAGAGGACATAAGCAAACAACGGCTTTCGGGGAAATCACTTTTCCGTTCACGATACGTAATCAATACACCTCAAGTATCACAACGGTAAAAACAGCTGTCAAGAACAAGGCGTATATGCGAAAGTATCAACAAGAATTTTTTAAAAGTGCAATTACCAAATCTTCTAAGAGTAAGATAAAGGGATACACTTTTGGTGATGCCCATGATCAAAATAGAAATAAGGCTTTCATTGATAAATTGCTCTTACATAAGATAGATGTGTATAAATCGGGGAATAAATTCGTGGTACCGACGAAGCAACCACAATACAGAATGGTACAGACCATGTTCGAAACCTATTCTAAATATAGAGACAGTGTTTATTATGATGCTTCCGCCTGGTCTGTAGGTAACTTTTACAACATGAAGTACCGACCAGTCACATCATTGAACATAGGAGACAAAATCACAACAACCGATAACCTTGTGAAGGTTTCCCCAATCCAAAAATCCAATTATGCCTATATAGTTGACTGGGATGATTACAATGCTCCTGCAGCACTCAATTACCTTCAAACAAATGGTTTAACAGTTTCCTCCTCATTTAAGCCATTCACTGCAAAAGTTGGTTCAAACTCAAAATCTTTTAACTATGGGGCGTTGGTAATACCGGTAAGTCTTCAAAAGAAGGATGCAAACACCGTATTTCAGCTTGTTCAAAAAGTGCAAAAAAAATACCAAGTCCCGGTCTTTGGCGTGAATTCTGGGTATAGCTTAAAAGGCATTGACCTTGGAAGTAGTTATGTTTCCCCGCTTAAAAAACCAAAAGCAGCCATGCTCATTGGTGAGGGAGTTCGCTCTTATGAAGCTGGTGAAGTATGGCATTTACTGGATACTCGAGTTCATATGCCAATTACAAAAATCCCAATGCGAAATTTTAACAAAGCCAGTTTGGACAAATACAAGACCTTGGTAATGGTATCTGGTAGGTATAGTTTTACAGAAAAACAATTGGCCAAAATCAAATCTTGGGTGAGCAAAGGCAACACATTGATTACAATTGGCACAGCCACCAAATGGGCAGTGGACAAGAAATTGGTAAAAGAAGAATTAACTAAAAAAGAAAAAGACACCACAGCAATAGCTGTTCGAAAACCCTATGTTGATGCTCGTGAAAATCTAGGCAAAGAAAGTGTTGGGGGTATTATTCTCAAAGTGGATATAGACACCACCCATCCCCTGGCCTTCGGATATCATGACTCTTCTATTCCTGTTTATAAGAATAATACAGTATGGTTGGCGCCTAGCAAAAATGAATATGCCACTATTGGTAAATATTCGAGTAATCCTCATATAGACGGGTTTGTCACGAAGAAAAACATGGAAGAAAACCTAAAACCATCCGCCTCATTGGTGGTGAGCAAAGTTGGGGGTGGTAGAGTTGTTTTATTTGCGGACAATCCTAATTTTAGAGGGTCGTGGTATGGCACAAATCGACTATTCTTAAATGCTTTGTTTCTAGGTGATAAAATAAGAATTCCGTCAAGAGATTAATCAAACCATTTCTAATACTAAATACAACCAATACAAATGAAAAATGTAAGATTTATATTAGCTGTAATATTTTTGTGGTGTATGAACATTACTGCACAAAGCGCTGCAGGAGATGGTCCTCACACCCAACTGATTATTAGAGGAGTAATGCTTATTAATGGAAATGGTGCACCGCCACAGGGACCCATAGACATTGTGGTCGAGAATAACATAATAAAAAAAATTCAGGTCGTGGGTTATCCTGGCGTGGCCATTAAGGATTCTAGCAGGCCAAAATTGAAAGCCGGTGGAAAAGAACTTGATTGTACTGGCATGTATTTATTGCCTGGATTTGTTGATATGCACGGGCACATTGGCGGAACCTCACAAGGCGCTGATTCTGAGTACGTATTTAGATTATGGATGAGTCATGGTATTACCACTGTTCGTGAGCCTAGCGGCCGTGGAGTTGATTACACATTGGATTTAAAGCGAAAAAGTGCTAAGAACGAAATTGTAGCGCCACGCATATTGGCTTATACAGGATTTGGTCAAGGAAACGGCGGTCCAATTACAACTGCTGAGATGGCACGCGAATGGGTACGTGATAATGCAAAAAAAGGCGCAGATGGTATAAAGTTTTTTGGGGCTGAACCAGAAATTATGGATGCGGCTCTGCGAGAAAATAAAAAGTTAGGACTCCGTTCTGCTTGTCACCATGCACAACTGAATGTTGCCCGTTGGAATGTTTTACATTCTGCAAGAGCAGGATTAACTAGTATGGAGCACTGGTACGGTTTGCCAGAGGCTTTATTTGAAGATAGGACCATTCAGAACTATCCGTTGGACTATAATTATAACAATGAGCAGCACAGATTTGAAGAAGCCGGTCGTTTATGGAAACAGGCTGCTAAACCATATTCCGAGCATTGGAATGCTGTTATGGATGAGCTTTTGGCCTTAGATTTCACCTTAGACCCTACCTTTAATATTTATGAGGCCAGTCGCGATCTACAACGTGCTAGAAGGGCTGAATGGCATGAAGAGTATACCCTGCCATCGCTCTGGGAGTTTTATCAACCAAGTAAAATTTCACACGGATCTTACTGGCACGATTGGGGTACAGAGCAAGAAGTGGCTTGGAAAGAGAACTATAGATTGTGGATGACCTTTGTAAATGAGTATAAAAATCGCGGTGGTCGTGTAACTGCAGGATCTGATTCTGGATTTATTTTTCAACTGTATGGCTTTGCCTATGTGCGCGAATTGGAACTATTACGTGAGGCAGGTTTCCATCCCTTGGAGATTATTCGTTCAGCAACACTTAATGGTGCAGAAGCTTTGGGTATGGGAGATAAAATAGGAAGTGTTACAGTTGGTAAGTTTGCAGATTTTGTTGTGGTTGAAGAGAACCCGCTAAAGAACTTAAAAGTGTTATATGGAACAGGCGCAGTTAAACTGACTGAAGATAACGAAGTAGTACGTGTAGGTGGTGTTAAATACACTATTAAGGACGGTATAGTTTATGATGCCAAGGCTTTGTTAAAAGAAGTTAAAGAAATGGTCGATACCGAAAAGAAAAATAAACACTATAAGATTTTACAACCAGGTATCAAGGAGTAGAGTATCAAAGGACAATTGAAAAAATCAACACCCTTTCACAAATTTGTGAAAGGGTGTTTTAGTTATTATAAAAACTTATCTCTGTGATGGAACTTTTATTGGCTGTAAAAAACCTTTTGTTTTTGGAAAAACAATACCATTCACAATAAATAAAGCTATAGGAATCAATAAAATAAAAAGTATCATAATAAGTAGGTTTTAGGGAGCGCCTATTAATAGGCAATGATTAATTTTTTTATGTCAATTTTGGTCTGTCTTTTTTTGTAGTGAACGCCAAAGCTTTCTTTACACGCGAGTTTTTGAATTTGTATAAACGTGCAACACTTTTTTCAGAACCAATCTTAATTTCTTTAGTATTGTTAATAGTGATAACCCCACTATCCAAAACAACATCCATTTTAATAGGCTCCAATGTATCATTTGTTTCAGTGTTTTGTGCGAATGCCGTTAGGCCGAAAAAAAGAATAAAGATTAAAGTGAAAATAGCTTTCATTACATCGATTTGGGTTACATAAATTTAACGCCAATCGATGCTTTGGAGAGCTCGTAAAACGGTGAAAAGCCCCTATTTTTCGGTTATCGGGAAAAATTTGGATTAAGTGCAGAAAAAGCTCGACAAACGTTTTGAACTTCCAAAACCACTTGCCGAGACTATATGTAGTTAATCGGTATTTGTAAGTGTATTTTTACAGTGTTGTGGTTATATAATGTACGTAACTGCACGGTTACAAAACAATATTGCACAGTTTTGAAATAGTATTATTCTTAACCATAATTTGTACCGAAAAAAATAGAGATAAATGTAGAGAGGAGCATGTATTTTAAACAGTGCTTTTGATTACTCCAAAAGTTTTAAAAATAATTACAATAAAATTAAGCCAATTTTGGTCTATCCCTTCTTGTAGTAAAAGAAAGGGCTCTTTTGATTTTGGTATTCCGGTATTTATAAATACTTGCCATTTTATCTCTTGGCTGCCTAAATCTATGGGGCAAAAAATCTTGTTGTGCAGTAATAGTTACATTAGCTAATGCGAAACCCTTTTCTGTTGTACTTATTTTACCCGCTGGACGATTGTTGTGGGCATGGGTCACAAGGACCATACA contains:
- a CDS encoding amidohydrolase family protein — protein: MNITAQSAAGDGPHTQLIIRGVMLINGNGAPPQGPIDIVVENNIIKKIQVVGYPGVAIKDSSRPKLKAGGKELDCTGMYLLPGFVDMHGHIGGTSQGADSEYVFRLWMSHGITTVREPSGRGVDYTLDLKRKSAKNEIVAPRILAYTGFGQGNGGPITTAEMAREWVRDNAKKGADGIKFFGAEPEIMDAALRENKKLGLRSACHHAQLNVARWNVLHSARAGLTSMEHWYGLPEALFEDRTIQNYPLDYNYNNEQHRFEEAGRLWKQAAKPYSEHWNAVMDELLALDFTLDPTFNIYEASRDLQRARRAEWHEEYTLPSLWEFYQPSKISHGSYWHDWGTEQEVAWKENYRLWMTFVNEYKNRGGRVTAGSDSGFIFQLYGFAYVRELELLREAGFHPLEIIRSATLNGAEALGMGDKIGSVTVGKFADFVVVEENPLKNLKVLYGTGAVKLTEDNEVVRVGGVKYTIKDGIVYDAKALLKEVKEMVDTEKKNKHYKILQPGIKE
- a CDS encoding M14 family zinc carboxypeptidase, translated to MFKRLLLLLLFCGSTLYGQDYFFKKFHPFSSEIPSPEQFLGYGIGEHHTRHDLIVAYLEKLAEVSDRASIHYYGKTHEGRKLVILTITSPDNLSNLDNLKQQHLAFTNPNDNVSNYDDIPIFINLAYNVHGNEPSSSEAALLTAYTFAASNNPEILNYLNNAVIFVDPTINPDGRDRHTQWANTYQGNPNVADPQDAEHNEYWPGGRTNHYWFDLNRDWLLGINPESRGKLTWYHEWYPNVVTDFHEMGTQSSYFFEPMKENGSLNPIMPKENYRDLNDMFGAQFAKALDSIGSFYFTKEVFDGTYPGYGSSYPDLQGGLGLLFEQASSRGHKQTTAFGEITFPFTIRNQYTSSITTVKTAVKNKAYMRKYQQEFFKSAITKSSKSKIKGYTFGDAHDQNRNKAFIDKLLLHKIDVYKSGNKFVVPTKQPQYRMVQTMFETYSKYRDSVYYDASAWSVGNFYNMKYRPVTSLNIGDKITTTDNLVKVSPIQKSNYAYIVDWDDYNAPAALNYLQTNGLTVSSSFKPFTAKVGSNSKSFNYGALVIPVSLQKKDANTVFQLVQKVQKKYQVPVFGVNSGYSLKGIDLGSSYVSPLKKPKAAMLIGEGVRSYEAGEVWHLLDTRVHMPITKIPMRNFNKASLDKYKTLVMVSGRYSFTEKQLAKIKSWVSKGNTLITIGTATKWAVDKKLVKEELTKKEKDTTAIAVRKPYVDARENLGKESVGGIILKVDIDTTHPLAFGYHDSSIPVYKNNTVWLAPSKNEYATIGKYSSNPHIDGFVTKKNMEENLKPSASLVVSKVGGGRVVLFADNPNFRGSWYGTNRLFLNALFLGDKIRIPSRD